The Candidatus Cloacimonadota bacterium genomic sequence TTTCTTTCCAGTCTAATGATATCATGTTCAATCTCCTTTCATCACACAAATTCTAGTTGATGACAATAATTTTGCCACGTTTGGAATCTTTTCCCATACGAAAAACGTAATAATAAATTCCGGAAGAGATCCTCTTTCCTGCCTTGTTTTTGCATTCCCAGCTGTAGTTTTGAGCAGGATGGGAAAAAGGTCCAAACTCTTCGTTAAAGATCAGGTTTCCGCTCAGATCGTAGATGAAAATGCTGCCATCTACGTGCAGCGGAAGATTTATAAAACTTATTTCTCCAAATGCGCTCTTGCTCATATCAAGCGGATTTGGACACACTTTTAACTGTTTTAAATTTCTGAAACCCAACTCATCTGTCAAGCTGAAATGACATTTATTATGAGCTATCGACAGCTCATTTCCAGCATTATCCTGCATGTTTTCCAGTTTAATAAAATAAGGTTTACTGCAAATTTTGAATTCTTCGGCAAAATTCAAGATAACAAAACAGGAATCGGTTTCATTGTAAGAAGCGGAAACAATATAATTCTGCGCATCATTTGCCGGTGAGATCAAAGTGTAATTCTCAGTATTTTCTACAGTTTGGAATTGCATCGATTCCGAAAATGAAATACTAACTTGATCGCTTCCTAAAATCGTGGTAAAATTAATTTCCGGCGGGATCGTGTCATCTTTGTAAAGAAAGGAAAATGGTGATCCAATAGCCGGAACTCCAGTATTCCCTGATAAAGAAAATTCTAACTCATATTGCGCAATTGTAGAATTAAAATCTACATCAAAACGCAGGAGCACTGCCTGGTTCTGCTCGATAAGATTAACAGAAATAGGATTACCGATTTCAGGCGAAACAGTATAATTCCCACGATTGGCAGCAGAATTGGCAAGCGGTTTGGAAAAAGTTGCTTTCAACTTATTCTGTGAGATCATTTCCACCTGCAGAATCTGCGGAGCAAAATCGGGAACCGCCAGTTTCCAGGAAGTGGGCAGACTTTCCTGTGGGATGTAGGAATTGTCGATAGCTGTAATGCGATAATATAAACTATCCAATGGAGATAGATTTGAGTCTGTAAAGTCAAAAGTATTTATTTCTTCAGCGATAAGTTGGATTTCTTCATTTTGTTTTCGATAAACATTAAAACTATTTGCAGAATCGTGCTGCCAATTTAACTGAACGGAATTTTCATCGAGTGGAGAAACTGAAAATTGATAGGGAGTCTGCGGGCCGCTAAATGGCTCATTCCATCTTGTAAGGCAGCTTTGCACTTCGTCATCGATCTGCTGATTGCAGAAAATGAAAGCTTCATCCTGATCGGTCTGCGGAGCAGCAGTTATCACATTGGAAGCATTAGAAAATGAAGTTCCCCGCCAGATTGGGATAAATTCACCATTCTGGTAATCGATCACATAAAGATTGGGCGGAACTCCTATTATAATTTCCGCATCTCCATCGTTATCCAGATCGGCTTGAGTAAGAGAATTCTTCTCGGTAACCTGAGAAAAACTGACGTAACCGATAGTTTCGTATTCGTTATTGGCAGACGATTTGAAGAATTGGAAAAATGAGAATGAGCGGTTGGGATCGGAATAATCGGCGTTGTAACCGCCGGCACAAATTTCATTTTGTCCATCGCCGGTAAAATCGCCAACCTGAAGATAATAAGCATTCCCCAACGGTAATTTTCCATTCCAGGAAAGCTCAAATTCTCCGGTTTCATATTCAAATATCATCACATCACCATCCAGATCGGTACAAACTAAATCGGGATAAATGTCACCATCTAAGTTTTCGCAGTAAACACGATTGGCAAAGATGTTCCAAATATTGGGATCGGTAGGATTGGTGATCGTATATTCAATTGTAAAATCAGAACCATTTCGTTGGACAAGTGAAAGCACTTTTTTGGTAATACCATTAATTGTTTCATTTTTGATCAGCACGATCTCATCCAAACCATCTCCGTCATAATCGACCAGATTTGCTCCAAAAGCGATGAAAGGGAGTTCATATTCCACGTTTGGATAAACTGAATTTTCGGTTGCCAGCAAAATCGGTTTATCAGACTTCATCGTGATGATCTCAATGCCATTTCCATCGGTATCGCCAATATCATGCGGCCAGTAGGAAACACCAAAATCATGTTTTTCGACCACTTCGTTTTGATCTATGGAAAATACCTTCAAAACATTCTCATCATTTTCGCTGACAATTCCCACAAAATCAAACTTGCCGTCTTCATCAAAATCGAAAGATTTGTGGAAGGCATAGATTTGCTGTCCGGCAGCAGTTTGCACAAAACTGTTTTGATCGATAGAAAAATAATTCCGGTCAAAATCGAAAGCTTCTTCCAGGTAAATTTCCAAACCTGCTGTGTTTACTGCATTGATATCAATCGGTTGATCAGGTGGATCGTGATATAATTTTAGAACATGATTATCGTTGGCACGATTCGGTAAATTGTACATTTGTGGTGAATTTGTATTTTGCAGAAAGACGTCTTCATCGAACAGAACATTAACGAAATATTCGTTGTTTTCTGCTTCAAAACGCTGCATCCAGGAAGCATAATCTGCCAGGTATTGCGGAGCAGTCTGATCGATATGAACAGTGAAAACGAATTGATAGCTGTTCAGGCTGAAGTCGAAAACTTCCAGTTTGATCGTGTAAGCGGAATCGGGCAAATTGGGCGAGACTACAAATTCGGCGATCAAATCGGAATGAACCGGTTCGTAATAGCGATCAAAACTGGGATCTACCGGCAGCCATTCAATATTTTCATCTTCATCCTGGAAGGCATAATTTACTTTGTAATAATTAAAGCGATCGGCATCAACAGTGCCGATAATTGGAAATGATTCATGAAATCCTGAAAAATCGGTTGGCTGTTCTATTTCGATTTGAAATTCATTTTCGTGTGTAATGAGTGCTTCTGCATCGATGAGACCATTGCCGTAATTTTCATCGAATCCGGAATTTCCCAGATCGATGGAAGTTTCTGCCAATCTGGATTTAATTTCTTCAAAATCCAAACCCGGTTCGATGGAAAGCAAATTTGCCAGACATCCTGCTACAAAAGGAGCAGCCATCGAAGTTCCGGAAAGTTCATGATATGGATTATCATTGTTGTATGTACTTAAAATAAAACTTCCCGGTGCTACAACGTCAAGTTCCGGTCCGATACAGGAAAATGATGCTAATTCTTTACTGGCATTTACAGCTCCGATTGCCAGCGTGGAAGCAAGTTTGGCAGGATACATTATCTGTCGATTAATGCTTACAGAACTGTTTCCGGCAGCAGCTACAATGATGCTTCCTTTTTCATAAGCATACTGGCAGGCATCGGCGATGATGGGAGAATAATTTGCATCTCCCCAACTTACGTTAATAATGTCTGCACCTTGATCGGCAGCGTAAATAACTCCGGCTGCGGCATCATCGTCCTGCAGATAACCGGCTCCGGCAATATTTGTGGTGAATCCGCTGCGGATCGGCATAATTCTGGCATGCCAGCAAACTCCGGCAATTCCTTCATTGTTATTAGTATCGGCAGCAATAATTCCTGCTACATGAGTTCCATGAAAAAGATCATCGGAAGCATCATTATCACGCTCCAGAAAATCTCCGGTTCCAATGCTGCTGAGTTCCGGTGCATCCACAAAATCCCAGCCGCGCCAGTCATCGATGTAGCCATTTGCATCGTTATCAATTCCATCATTTGGGATTTCATTTTGATTGTAATAAAGATTTTCCTGCAAATCTGGATGTTCGAAATTTATTCCCGAATCTACAACTGCTACAATAATCTGATCATTTCCAGTGGTAATATTCCAGGCTTCAGGAATATGACAATTTTCAAAGTTAATCTGCTGTTCCGAATATAACGGATCATTCGGCTGCATCAGCATTTCATTCAGGTAATTCGGCTGAATATATTCGATACCGGAAAATTTTAGATTTTTAATATTTTCCCAATCGATATCCTGCGAAAAGGAAGCAACAAAAAACCTGTTCCGATTTTTGTTCAGAACAGGTTTTATATTTTTAATATTTTTTGTTTGCAGAAAGCTGTCGAAATCAGCCAGACCGGTTGAGCGGGAAGTTGTAATTATCGGTTCGGAAGTCTTGAAGATAAGCTGATTGGGAACCCGATCCAAACCAAAAATATTGCTTGTTATTATTATCAATATCAACCCGAAACTTCCGGCAAATTTCATAAAAATTCTCCATTTTAATTATCAGATGTCATCCTGAGCTTAGTTTACCCTGAGCTTGACGAAGGGAAGGATATGGCTTTTTTCTTTGTAAAATTTTTTACTTAAGCAATATCTTTATCGCTTGCCACATACTTCGAGACTCCCAACAAGGTGAAAACTCAGTATGACAACATTTTCACTTATCTGATCCACTGCTAAAATTTATACGTCAATCCGATCACGTGTACATCATCGATTTCCGAATTGAACGGCACGTAAGCATAATCCACATCGATTTTCTTCAGTTTAATACCAATTCCCGCGCTGAAATCCTCTGCATCATAGTTGAGTTTGTAACCCAATCTTAGTTTCAAAATCTCAGTAATATGAATATTCGTTCCCAAAACCATTTGCAATTCATCGTTATCGCTGTATTTCATTATTTTCAGTTCATTGGCAAATTTTACCGATTTTAGTTGCAGAGCTTTGATCAAAGAAATTTCTGCTGCGATTGGCAGATCGATATCTTCTTTATCCATATCGCCTGTTTTACCGATATTTTTAACAGCAGCTGCAACTGTAAGATCTTTGATGGGAGTAAGATAAGTATAACCGATATCGAAAGCCAAACCAACAGCAGAAGCAGCATCGATCTTCTCATAAAGCGCATTCAAGTTTGCCGCCAAATACATATCTGGAGTAATACGATAGCCGAAATTGGTTGTCAGTACCATATCCATCGGATGAAATTCACCAGTGATATTTCCTACATCATCGCGACTTTCCAATTTGCCATAATCCAGATAGCGATAACCAAAACCAAAAGCTTTTTTTCCCTGCGAATAATAATAGGCACCGCTGTTCATCTGATAATCGATAAGCCAGTAATTATGCGAAAAAGAGATCACTCGTTTTTTGGGCAGCATTCCCGCCGTCGGATTGCTCATAAATCCAAAAGCATCATTTGCTGTAAATGCACCCACTCCACCTTGAGCGCTGGTTGTCGCTCCGGTCGGAACTTTCAGCATTTGAAATCCGGCTTCTCCGGTTGTGTCTGCCAGAATTGCCAACGAAAATATCAGCAACGACAGAGTTAATAAAATTCTTTTCATCTATCTTTCTCCTCTATTTTTTATAATTTCGTCATTCTGAGAAGTTCTTTCATTTGCTTTGACGAAGAATAGCCAATTACATGTTTCGTCAAAATTTCATGAAGATCACTCGACATGACGGCAAACTCACTTTTATTTTTCTATCGCAAACTTGCGTTTTATCACTTTACCATTTGCCTTGATAATAGCAAAATACACGCCGGAAGCCCATTTTTTTGCATTGATGTAAACTTTTTTTGGAATGTACTTTTCACAATATTGATCCTGCTGATATATTTTATTGGCAGCGCTGTCAAATATTTTTACATTCACATCCACATCTTCGGAAGTCATGATCCTTAAAATTATTGTCATGTAAGGAACTTCATTTCCAAAATCCACACCTTTGGAGAAAACGCTGCTGAGCGGATTGGGATAGAAATATGTTTCATCTTTTAAGAATAAATCATCAGTTTCAAATGGAATAGATGTATCTTGTTGCCAATATCCTGTTCTTTGTAAATTGCAGTATTCATGCAAACTTCCGTGTAAATTCGGCATTTGATTTATCGGCAATTCGGATCGGAAAATAACACCGTCGTTACTGGAAAGATATGCCCTGAAAGGTTGATTGGAATATTCGGATAAAACAGGATAATTAAGACTTCTTTTGCTGAATGTTAGCGGGTAATTTCTGCTTAATTCAAAATTGTTATTATTAATATTTTCCCAGATACTAAAACGATTTCGCGAAAAGTTTCCCAGAATTTCCAATTGTCCGTTTCCAGTTACATCGGCAGCGATAATTCCAGCAGCAGAAATTGTGCTGTCAGGATTGGCAAGAGTTTGCGAAGGCATCATAAATGAACCACTGGCAGAAAAAACTTTGAACGTGTTTTCACCACCGATCAAAATATCCAGCTGTCCATTCATATCTACATCTGCAAAAGATGGAATCGATACAGCATTCAAACCAATTTCAACAGGGAAATTTGGAAACTTACTTCCATCCTGAGCGAAAACATAGAGCATGGAATCGGCAGCTGTGATGACATATTCAGCAGTTTCATCACTGTTTATATCCGCCATTTGGAAAGACCAGATTTCGGGATATGGTTCAGTCATTTCCAAGCCGGAAATTGAAACAGAATTTTCCGGAAGATCTTTCACGAACATTTCCCAATCACCCACCATCAGGTGAATTTTATTGTTTTCCAAAACCATGTTTGAGATAATATCTCTGAGAATTATATCCGAACCCATCGTATTGAAATCATCATCCATCGCAACGAGTAAACTACTATCATCTTCGCTGGGAACTTTCAAAGGCAGAAATAATCTCTGTTCAAAATTTGTATCGGGATTTATCACAACAGGTCCCGCCCATTTTCTATCTGTATCAAAATAAATATCATCTATGTAGCCGGGAATATCGTAATTAATAAGATACAAAGCTGCCGCGTTGGTTACATCAACTTCTCCCTGCATCAAAACTGAATTGGATAATTCATCGTACGTGCAGGGAAAAGGAACCTGGATGGATGAACCGGTATCGATAGGAAAATCAGGAAATTGCATTTCATCCTGCCATAAATAAACTTCACCATTCGGTTGCGGTGCAAAAAGCTCTGTTTCACCGTCCAGATCAAAATCTATCGCAAAAGCTGATAGCTTGTTTTCACCATCATTTCCAGCATCTAATGACCAGCCATAACGTACTGATAAAGTCATCAAAGAATCAGATTCACTGATATCATCAACTTCCAGGGGAATGCCGCCGTAATAGCTTTCGGCAGTGGGCGACCAGGAAATTCCATCATGATTGCTGAAACCAAAATAGTAAGCTAAAGAATCAGCATTATCATTGATATATCTTTTTCTGTATGCGTCGTACATGCTGCCATAAAAGCTTTCCAAGCCATATTGTGGACTATCCAGAGTCTGAATTCCGGAAGCCTGTTCCAGATCGACGCCTTTATGGGAAGCATCACCATTTACCTCGTTCATTTCAAACTCAGGATCGAAATTAGCATCGATCACATTCTCATCTATATGCCAGATCAGAATTCCTGAACCGTCTGCGTCAGGATCGGAGCTGTAGCTGTAACCTGGAAGATAAAAATCCCATTCACAACCAAGATAGCTGTTTTCCATGAAACTGAATTTGGGTTGCCCTTCGTTCACATTTCCCGGCGGGTAAACCGGTTGATCGGGAATTGTGGCAAAAGTAAAGGAAACTACGGTATCTCCATCAGCATTTACATACATGCTGTTATCGGGATTTTGCTGTCTGTTTTCGATCAAAAAATATTCATCATCGGTAATTTTGAGTTTATACAATTTGGGAGTTACATCATCGTCCGCCATAGGAAAAGTCAGTTCCAGTTCGTCTGTGGTTTCATCAATTTCCACAATGTTGTCTTCCCATCCAAGATAATGACGCGACCAGGCACAGGGAAGCGGTGGAACGTAACCGTTGGCATTCCAGACACCCGTTCCCATCAAACCAAATCCACCAATTCCATAGGAAACGCCATTACTGGAATTGTTATCAAATAATGTCGGCAAACCGATTTGATGTCCAAAATTATGAACAATTACACCAAGAAGTCCGTAGAGGGCATCGCCGGGCTGAATATAAGGTTGATTGGAGGTTTCCGGAATTATCGCAAATTCTTTCAGGAAAATTCCGTCATTAGTTTCGATGCCGGGAAAATCATCATTTTCAGGATCGATACCAGCCTGCAAAGAGCGTCGACTTAAGAAAGTGCTGTAGATCTCTTCTTCCATGTCGGGATCGGTTTCCTGTCCAGCCCCGGCGTGGATAATAATAAACGCATCAAACTCATTAAAATCGATATCATCATCTACTGCATCGATAAGATCAACCACCATTTCACAAACTCTTTCAATTTGAAGATCGTCATCACCGTAATAAGCCATCGAATTAGGAAGTGAAATCACTTCACTCCAAACTGTGTAATTATCTTCAGTTAGAACATATTCACCATGAGATGCATCCTGCCAATAGCTGGCATTGTGAAAAAGTAGTCGCTCATAAAACTCCTTATCATGAGCCAAAGAATCTGGAAAATCGGGAACCAGGTCAAATTGAACATCGGTAAATTCTACTCGAAGAGCTAAAATGCTTTGTGGTAAATCAACTTCTCTGTTGCCATTTTGCCTGCCAAAAATTTCGGAAGGATATTCTTTTGTGGGAGAATGTCCAGTTTCCTTTCCGGGAACAATTGGTAGGCTAATTAAATACGAAACAGCAATCAGCAGAAGAATTACAGTTACGAGTTTTTTTGTCATTTTCATCATCCTCAAATCATTTAATGAAACATCACTTTCCAAATAAACATAAATACCCTCTTCGATCAAAAATAAAGATAAAGAGGGTACTG encodes the following:
- a CDS encoding PorV/PorQ family protein, coding for MKRILLTLSLLIFSLAILADTTGEAGFQMLKVPTGATTSAQGGVGAFTANDAFGFMSNPTAGMLPKKRVISFSHNYWLIDYQMNSGAYYYSQGKKAFGFGYRYLDYGKLESRDDVGNITGEFHPMDMVLTTNFGYRITPDMYLAANLNALYEKIDAASAVGLAFDIGYTYLTPIKDLTVAAAVKNIGKTGDMDKEDIDLPIAAEISLIKALQLKSVKFANELKIMKYSDNDELQMVLGTNIHITEILKLRLGYKLNYDAEDFSAGIGIKLKKIDVDYAYVPFNSEIDDVHVIGLTYKF
- a CDS encoding S8 family serine peptidase, producing the protein MKFAGSFGLILIIITSNIFGLDRVPNQLIFKTSEPIITTSRSTGLADFDSFLQTKNIKNIKPVLNKNRNRFFVASFSQDIDWENIKNLKFSGIEYIQPNYLNEMLMQPNDPLYSEQQINFENCHIPEAWNITTGNDQIIVAVVDSGINFEHPDLQENLYYNQNEIPNDGIDNDANGYIDDWRGWDFVDAPELSSIGTGDFLERDNDASDDLFHGTHVAGIIAADTNNNEGIAGVCWHARIMPIRSGFTTNIAGAGYLQDDDAAAGVIYAADQGADIINVSWGDANYSPIIADACQYAYEKGSIIVAAAGNSSVSINRQIMYPAKLASTLAIGAVNASKELASFSCIGPELDVVAPGSFILSTYNNDNPYHELSGTSMAAPFVAGCLANLLSIEPGLDFEEIKSRLAETSIDLGNSGFDENYGNGLIDAEALITHENEFQIEIEQPTDFSGFHESFPIIGTVDADRFNYYKVNYAFQDEDENIEWLPVDPSFDRYYEPVHSDLIAEFVVSPNLPDSAYTIKLEVFDFSLNSYQFVFTVHIDQTAPQYLADYASWMQRFEAENNEYFVNVLFDEDVFLQNTNSPQMYNLPNRANDNHVLKLYHDPPDQPIDINAVNTAGLEIYLEEAFDFDRNYFSIDQNSFVQTAAGQQIYAFHKSFDFDEDGKFDFVGIVSENDENVLKVFSIDQNEVVEKHDFGVSYWPHDIGDTDGNGIEIITMKSDKPILLATENSVYPNVEYELPFIAFGANLVDYDGDGLDEIVLIKNETINGITKKVLSLVQRNGSDFTIEYTITNPTDPNIWNIFANRVYCENLDGDIYPDLVCTDLDGDVMIFEYETGEFELSWNGKLPLGNAYYLQVGDFTGDGQNEICAGGYNADYSDPNRSFSFFQFFKSSANNEYETIGYVSFSQVTEKNSLTQADLDNDGDAEIIIGVPPNLYVIDYQNGEFIPIWRGTSFSNASNVITAAPQTDQDEAFIFCNQQIDDEVQSCLTRWNEPFSGPQTPYQFSVSPLDENSVQLNWQHDSANSFNVYRKQNEEIQLIAEEINTFDFTDSNLSPLDSLYYRITAIDNSYIPQESLPTSWKLAVPDFAPQILQVEMISQNKLKATFSKPLANSAANRGNYTVSPEIGNPISVNLIEQNQAVLLRFDVDFNSTIAQYELEFSLSGNTGVPAIGSPFSFLYKDDTIPPEINFTTILGSDQVSISFSESMQFQTVENTENYTLISPANDAQNYIVSASYNETDSCFVILNFAEEFKICSKPYFIKLENMQDNAGNELSIAHNKCHFSLTDELGFRNLKQLKVCPNPLDMSKSAFGEISFINLPLHVDGSIFIYDLSGNLIFNEEFGPFSHPAQNYSWECKNKAGKRISSGIYYYVFRMGKDSKRGKIIVIN